The following are encoded in a window of Actinomycetota bacterium genomic DNA:
- a CDS encoding amino acid ABC transporter substrate-binding protein, which produces MRMRSLIGIMVVAMALLAAACSGGSTATTTATTAATTATTAATTATTTATTATTEATTTTVPAKPIMVGAAIDLTSFMAPFDAPAALAGKLIFDDTNAAGGVDGRQFKFVQTDTQAVAEQYKAAATGDVADGASVIWVTCDVDIATPAIQVGLEAGLLTVAPCIGTDQMGPKRFGEAGNLAFSFGNEAQDEGAAMAEYAIGQGWKTAVIVRDNMLVYFQNVVDAFKQRFVELGGEIVLEENFTNGDGTIGNVASSVANTQADVVAISTSFNDLPGFVTADRSLADNKPILCSWACDGAYWVPKDLSNFYYVTYASVFGDDPSPEVTDLIARMDAAGSKPTTGGFVGGADAAKAIAAAIEATGGTDGQALAGFLENLKNFPGVAGPISFSKDTHTVFGRPYRVIRITNGEHAVVDVLSATSPATIP; this is translated from the coding sequence ATGCGCATGCGGAGTTTGATCGGAATCATGGTGGTGGCGATGGCGTTGTTGGCGGCTGCGTGCAGTGGCGGATCGACAGCCACCACGACCGCCACGACAGCGGCCACGACGGCCACGACAGCGGCCACGACGGCCACGACAACGGCCACGACGGCCACGACGGAGGCTACGACGACCACCGTTCCCGCAAAGCCGATCATGGTCGGCGCCGCCATCGACCTCACGAGCTTCATGGCTCCGTTCGATGCACCGGCCGCCCTGGCGGGCAAGCTGATCTTCGATGACACGAATGCGGCGGGTGGCGTGGATGGCCGCCAGTTCAAGTTCGTCCAAACGGATACTCAGGCCGTGGCAGAGCAGTACAAGGCGGCCGCGACAGGAGATGTGGCGGACGGCGCCAGCGTGATCTGGGTGACGTGCGACGTCGACATCGCCACTCCGGCGATCCAGGTCGGTCTCGAGGCCGGTCTGCTGACCGTGGCGCCGTGCATCGGAACCGACCAGATGGGACCCAAGCGCTTCGGCGAGGCGGGGAATCTCGCATTCAGCTTCGGGAACGAGGCTCAGGACGAGGGCGCGGCGATGGCCGAGTATGCCATCGGTCAGGGATGGAAGACGGCCGTGATCGTTCGCGACAACATGCTGGTGTACTTCCAGAATGTCGTCGATGCGTTCAAGCAGCGGTTCGTCGAGCTTGGCGGCGAGATCGTTCTGGAGGAGAACTTCACCAACGGTGACGGGACCATCGGAAACGTGGCATCGTCCGTAGCCAACACCCAGGCCGACGTCGTGGCGATCTCGACCAGTTTCAACGATCTGCCCGGATTCGTGACCGCGGACCGGAGTCTGGCCGACAACAAGCCCATTCTCTGCTCCTGGGCGTGCGACGGTGCGTACTGGGTGCCGAAGGACCTGTCGAACTTCTACTACGTGACGTATGCGTCCGTGTTCGGTGATGATCCTTCTCCCGAGGTGACCGATCTGATCGCACGGATGGATGCGGCGGGTTCGAAACCCACCACCGGTGGATTCGTCGGCGGAGCCGATGCCGCAAAGGCCATAGCCGCGGCGATCGAGGCGACCGGTGGCACCGACGGGCAGGCACTCGCCGGCTTCCTGGAGAACCTCAAGAACTTCCCGGGGGTTGCCGGACCGATCTCCTTCTCGAAAGACACCCACACGGTGTTCGGCCGCCCATATCGGGTGATCCGCATCACCAACGGGGAGCACGCGGTCGTGGACGTGCTTTCGGCGACCTCACCTGCGACAATTCCTTGA
- a CDS encoding ABC transporter ATP-binding protein: protein MSEEPLLELEGIDTYYGEIHILQSVSLRVGAGELVCLLGGNASGKSTTLKTILGLVPARKGSVRFENRDVTRWTTSRRIELGMAIVPENRRVFGPMTVLENLEMGAYLRRGDHSEDLERVYALFPLLRERSSQLAGTLSGGEQQMLAMGRALMSRPRLLLMDEPSMGLAPVLVEQSFRLIDEVHRSGVGILVVEQNANIALSIADRGYVLSTGSIVLQGRADELLDNEELRKAYLGA, encoded by the coding sequence ATGAGTGAAGAGCCACTTCTCGAATTGGAGGGGATCGACACCTACTACGGCGAGATCCATATCCTTCAGAGCGTGTCGCTGCGGGTCGGGGCGGGCGAGCTCGTGTGCCTCCTGGGAGGAAACGCCTCGGGCAAGTCGACGACGTTGAAGACGATTCTCGGACTGGTCCCGGCCCGAAAGGGAAGCGTGCGCTTCGAGAACCGTGATGTGACACGGTGGACGACGAGTCGACGCATCGAACTCGGGATGGCGATCGTGCCCGAGAACCGGCGGGTGTTCGGGCCGATGACCGTCTTGGAGAACCTCGAAATGGGGGCGTATCTGCGGCGGGGTGATCACAGCGAGGACCTGGAGAGGGTGTATGCGTTGTTCCCCCTGCTGCGCGAGCGCAGCTCGCAGCTCGCCGGGACGCTGTCGGGCGGCGAACAACAGATGTTGGCGATGGGTCGCGCCCTCATGTCACGCCCGCGGCTCCTGTTGATGGATGAGCCGTCGATGGGGTTGGCCCCGGTGCTCGTGGAGCAGAGCTTTCGGTTGATCGACGAGGTGCACCGATCCGGCGTCGGCATACTCGTCGTCGAGCAGAACGCGAACATCGCACTCTCGATCGCCGATCGAGGTTATGTGCTGTCGACGGGCAGCATCGTACTGCAGGGGAGGGCTGACGAACTCCTCGACAATGAAGAGCTTCGGAAGGCGTATCTCGGAGCATGA
- a CDS encoding ABC transporter ATP-binding protein has product MGPMLELRDVSKGFGGLAAIKHLDLMVMPGEIVSVIGPNGAGKTTMFNLITGVYRPDEGEILLDGESIVGLEPHVIADAGIARTFQSLRVFLNISVRDNVMVGAFGRTRSPWWASALGTPGARREEKEIREQAERKLAFFGSRLIGYRFEQPAYSLSYANRRRLEIARALMTEPKLILLDEPAAGMNPAETNEMTDLIGRLRDEGGHAILVIEHDMHVVEGISDRVAALDHGEKLVEGTFLEVAGDPRVIEAYLGRKGLDADE; this is encoded by the coding sequence ATGGGTCCGATGCTCGAGCTCCGGGATGTCTCGAAGGGGTTTGGCGGACTGGCCGCGATCAAGCATCTCGATCTCATGGTCATGCCGGGCGAGATCGTCAGCGTCATCGGGCCGAACGGCGCGGGCAAGACGACGATGTTCAACCTCATCACCGGCGTGTACCGCCCGGATGAAGGCGAGATCCTTCTCGACGGGGAGAGCATCGTCGGGCTCGAGCCGCATGTGATTGCCGATGCCGGCATCGCCCGAACCTTCCAGTCGCTTCGCGTGTTTCTCAACATCTCGGTGAGGGACAACGTGATGGTGGGTGCGTTCGGGAGAACCCGTTCGCCATGGTGGGCGAGCGCCCTGGGCACGCCGGGTGCCCGCAGGGAGGAGAAGGAGATCAGGGAACAGGCCGAGCGGAAGCTGGCATTCTTCGGGTCTCGTCTGATCGGCTATCGCTTTGAGCAGCCCGCGTACAGCCTCTCGTATGCGAACCGGCGGCGTCTCGAGATCGCCCGAGCGCTCATGACCGAGCCGAAGCTGATCCTTCTCGACGAGCCGGCGGCGGGCATGAATCCCGCGGAGACCAATGAGATGACCGACCTCATCGGCCGGCTTCGTGATGAAGGTGGCCACGCGATTCTGGTCATCGAACATGACATGCATGTGGTCGAGGGGATCTCGGACCGGGTGGCCGCGCTCGATCATGGTGAGAAGCTCGTCGAGGGGACATTTCTCGAGGTGGCCGGCGACCCACGGGTGATCGAGGCCTACCTCGGCCGCAAGGGCTTGGATGCGGATGAGTGA
- a CDS encoding aminotransferase class V-fold PLP-dependent enzyme, with the protein MSDPMLTEWRSRFPILARKTYFNSCSQGAQSDAAAQAYRRFLQDWDEKGSPWEYWIEQEEAVRTAFSRLIGATSDEIAVTTSVSAGVSSLIGGFPLDPARNRIVTTDLEFPTIGQIMHAQERRGLEVVHVPAEDGVLRPESFAGVIDERTALVAVTHVCYRNGARSDVEGIVALARAAGAPVLLDSYQAIGAVDIDVKRLGVDFLVTGALKYLLGSAGLGFLYCRSDLIEEIVPTATGWFADEDVFAMDVGDYSPSTTARRFQTGTPPIPAIYAGLAGIEMIRDVGVATIERHIAGLTSALIAGVEEMAARVVTPSSAKPRGPMVAIAAADVDVLVDRLGSEGIVTSSRDGNLRVSCHGYNSQEDVARLLDALRRNRDLLA; encoded by the coding sequence ATGTCCGACCCGATGTTGACAGAATGGCGTTCCCGGTTTCCGATCCTGGCGCGCAAGACGTATTTCAACTCGTGCTCGCAAGGAGCCCAGTCTGATGCCGCCGCACAGGCGTATCGTCGGTTTCTTCAGGACTGGGACGAGAAGGGATCTCCCTGGGAGTACTGGATCGAGCAGGAAGAGGCGGTGCGAACGGCGTTCTCACGACTCATCGGAGCGACCTCCGACGAGATCGCGGTGACCACGTCGGTGTCGGCCGGGGTGAGCAGCCTGATCGGCGGCTTCCCTCTCGATCCGGCACGGAATCGCATCGTCACCACGGATCTCGAGTTCCCCACGATCGGTCAGATCATGCATGCGCAGGAACGACGCGGGCTCGAGGTGGTCCACGTCCCGGCGGAGGACGGCGTGCTCCGGCCGGAGTCGTTCGCCGGAGTGATCGACGAACGGACCGCCTTGGTCGCCGTGACGCACGTCTGCTACCGGAATGGGGCGAGGAGCGACGTCGAAGGCATCGTCGCGCTCGCACGTGCAGCCGGTGCGCCGGTCCTGCTCGATTCCTATCAGGCCATCGGGGCCGTGGACATCGACGTGAAACGCCTGGGTGTCGATTTCCTCGTCACGGGAGCGCTCAAGTACCTGCTCGGGTCGGCGGGTCTGGGTTTCCTCTACTGCCGCAGCGATCTCATCGAGGAGATCGTTCCGACGGCGACCGGATGGTTCGCCGACGAGGACGTGTTCGCCATGGATGTCGGCGACTACAGCCCGTCGACGACGGCTCGCCGTTTCCAGACCGGCACGCCGCCGATTCCCGCGATCTACGCGGGGCTGGCCGGCATCGAGATGATTCGCGACGTGGGCGTGGCCACCATCGAACGGCATATCGCCGGATTGACGAGTGCGCTGATCGCCGGGGTCGAGGAGATGGCGGCGCGCGTCGTCACACCGAGCTCGGCGAAGCCGAGAGGCCCGATGGTCGCGATTGCGGCGGCGGACGTGGACGTGCTCGTCGACCGGCTGGGATCCGAGGGGATCGTGACCTCGTCCCGGGACGGCAACCTGAGAGTGTCGTGTCATGGCTACAACTCGCAGGAGGACGTGGCCCGTCTTCTCGATGCGCTGCGCCGCAATCGCGATCTGCTCGCCTGA
- a CDS encoding ABC transporter ATP-binding protein translates to MNAIASAASAVDERRPALNLRAVSISRTFAGLVALSDVDLDIGRNEVVGLIGPNGAGKSTLVNILTGFDQPTDGRIRLDDEDITAVAAHNRVRMGIARTFQHARTFRGLSVRENIEVSALGAGATPGQAAKRADNLLRLLDLSDVAELLAHALPHGEEQKLGVARALATHPSFVLLDEPAAGLDEAEIPAFAEVVRTVREVQEAGVLLIEHNFDLIVQVCDRIHVLEEGRTLAVGSPDEIRRHPEVVAAYLGTIPSGVAGG, encoded by the coding sequence ATGAACGCAATCGCCTCAGCCGCCTCTGCGGTTGATGAGAGACGGCCCGCATTGAACCTGCGGGCCGTCTCGATCAGCCGGACCTTCGCGGGGCTGGTGGCGCTGTCGGACGTCGACCTGGACATCGGACGCAACGAGGTCGTGGGGCTCATCGGTCCCAACGGCGCCGGCAAATCGACACTCGTGAATATCCTGACCGGGTTCGATCAGCCGACCGATGGTCGAATCCGGCTCGACGATGAGGACATTACGGCCGTCGCGGCCCACAACCGGGTCAGGATGGGGATCGCTCGGACCTTTCAACACGCCCGGACCTTTCGGGGTCTGTCGGTACGCGAGAACATCGAGGTGAGCGCACTGGGAGCGGGCGCGACGCCGGGGCAGGCGGCGAAACGGGCAGACAACCTCCTTCGGCTGCTCGATCTGTCGGATGTGGCAGAGCTGCTGGCCCATGCGCTCCCGCACGGTGAGGAGCAGAAACTCGGTGTCGCACGGGCGCTGGCCACGCATCCGAGTTTCGTGTTGCTCGACGAGCCTGCCGCGGGACTCGACGAGGCAGAGATACCGGCGTTCGCAGAGGTCGTGCGGACGGTCAGAGAAGTACAAGAGGCAGGGGTACTCCTGATCGAGCACAATTTCGACCTCATCGTTCAGGTCTGCGATCGGATCCATGTGCTCGAAGAGGGCCGGACCCTGGCCGTCGGCAGTCCGGACGAGATCAGACGCCATCCCGAGGTGGTGGCCGCCTATCTGGGAACGATCCCATCGGGAGTCGCCGGTGGCTGA
- a CDS encoding branched-chain amino acid ABC transporter permease, whose product MTRPSRTWQLVGPALLVVIVALVGSVTSATLQLQFRSVLVTTAIVLSIYVFVGNSGVISFGHISFAAVGAFAAGLATVPVAVKPSTFSNMAPFLAHLQLNNVESLILAALVGGIYAFWVGIPLMRLNGLSAGIGTFAVLIITHNVLRNWEYIGPGAKTLALVPATTGFVQATVGVLLVMGIAFVYQRSRWGRMLRATREDLAAAEGSGIEVHRQRLLAFTLSGALAGFSGGLLVHLLGSITTEQVFLDLTFVTLAMLVVGGIGSLWGAVIGAVFVAGLSALLIEMENGVTLVGHTINLPTGTRLVTLGLVMLLVLLFRPDGITGGHELKWPLLRSRAR is encoded by the coding sequence ATGACCCGGCCCTCACGAACGTGGCAGCTCGTCGGACCCGCTCTGCTCGTTGTCATCGTCGCACTCGTCGGGAGCGTGACATCCGCGACGCTGCAGCTGCAGTTCCGGTCGGTGCTGGTGACGACCGCCATCGTCCTGTCGATCTACGTCTTTGTCGGGAACTCGGGTGTGATCTCGTTCGGTCACATCAGTTTCGCCGCCGTCGGTGCCTTCGCCGCGGGTCTCGCCACCGTGCCCGTCGCCGTGAAACCGTCGACGTTTTCGAACATGGCGCCGTTTCTGGCCCACCTCCAGTTGAACAACGTCGAATCCCTGATCCTGGCGGCGCTGGTCGGAGGCATCTATGCCTTCTGGGTGGGGATCCCGCTGATGCGTCTCAACGGGCTTTCCGCCGGCATCGGGACCTTCGCCGTCCTCATCATCACGCACAACGTGCTGCGGAACTGGGAGTACATCGGTCCGGGCGCCAAGACGCTGGCTCTGGTTCCGGCGACGACCGGCTTCGTGCAGGCGACGGTCGGTGTGTTGCTGGTCATGGGGATTGCCTTCGTCTACCAGCGTTCACGGTGGGGCAGGATGCTGAGGGCGACTCGGGAGGACCTCGCCGCGGCCGAGGGGTCGGGCATCGAAGTTCACCGCCAGCGGCTCCTCGCGTTCACGCTGAGCGGAGCCTTGGCGGGGTTCAGCGGGGGACTGCTCGTGCACCTGCTGGGCAGCATCACGACCGAGCAGGTGTTCCTCGACCTCACTTTCGTCACACTGGCCATGCTCGTCGTCGGTGGGATCGGAAGCCTCTGGGGTGCGGTGATCGGGGCCGTGTTCGTCGCCGGCCTCAGTGCCCTTCTGATCGAGATGGAGAACGGGGTGACACTGGTGGGGCACACGATCAATCTGCCCACGGGAACCCGTCTGGTGACCTTGGGGCTCGTCATGCTGCTCGTCCTGCTCTTCCGACCCGACGGAATCACCGGAGGACACGAACTCAAGTGGCCGTTGCTTCGTTCTCGCGCACGATGA
- a CDS encoding ABC transporter ATP-binding protein, whose product MCSKRAGPWPSAVRTRSDAIPRWWPPIWERSHRESPVADALLQISDLLVRYGPVRAVDGVELSIGAGEVVGLIGPNGAGKSSLLFGVTGVVKPDRGDVFYDGDSILGVPTEQIVRRGIALVPEGRHVFPEFTVRDNLRLGALGRPTPDSLADDMAWVEELFPVVAERREDLAGVLSGGQQQMLVIARALLSRPRVLLLDEPSLGLAPSVVADVFGALAEVRDRGVAILLVEQRAQLAVEFADRTHVMRNGRFVMTLGPNEEMDVDAMASAYFGS is encoded by the coding sequence ATGTGCTCGAAGAGGGCCGGACCCTGGCCGTCGGCAGTCCGGACGAGATCAGACGCCATCCCGAGGTGGTGGCCGCCTATCTGGGAACGATCCCATCGGGAGTCGCCGGTGGCTGACGCGCTGCTGCAGATCTCCGATCTGCTGGTGAGGTACGGACCCGTTCGAGCGGTCGACGGTGTCGAGCTGTCGATCGGCGCGGGCGAGGTCGTGGGTCTCATCGGTCCCAACGGCGCGGGAAAGTCCTCGCTGCTGTTCGGAGTGACCGGCGTCGTGAAACCCGACCGGGGCGACGTGTTCTATGACGGCGATTCCATTCTCGGGGTCCCGACCGAACAGATCGTCCGGCGCGGGATCGCGCTGGTGCCGGAGGGTCGCCACGTGTTTCCCGAATTCACGGTCCGAGATAACCTTCGACTCGGAGCGCTCGGCAGGCCGACGCCGGACTCCCTGGCCGACGACATGGCCTGGGTCGAAGAGCTGTTCCCGGTGGTGGCCGAACGCCGGGAAGATCTCGCAGGCGTCCTCTCGGGCGGTCAGCAGCAGATGCTCGTGATCGCGAGAGCGTTGCTGAGCCGGCCACGTGTCCTCCTCCTCGATGAACCGTCGCTCGGTCTGGCTCCTTCGGTCGTCGCAGACGTCTTCGGCGCCCTTGCCGAGGTTCGGGATCGCGGCGTCGCCATCCTGCTCGTGGAACAGCGGGCACAACTCGCCGTCGAGTTCGCGGATCGAACCCACGTGATGCGCAATGGCAGGTTCGTGATGACACTCGGACCGAATGAAGAGATGGATGTCGATGCGATGGCGTCGGCATACTTCGGCTCATGA
- a CDS encoding branched-chain amino acid ABC transporter permease: MSIVQAIPDAIALGTLFALVAMGVGLVFGVIRLVNFAHGELITAGAYALFLTKDLPTGLRAVIAVGVVVALAALMEIVYRPLKNVAPATMLVATFAVSFLLQNVALVVFGAQGGNIGFLSGLNQAFRIGPLQVRWITLVGLVVGSLSLAAMALFLRRTDLGLQMRAAAADVRMAKLLGVPTTRVVRAAFLLGGVLAGVVTLALAVQRPLVTPTFGFQVLIPALVGVVVGGIDRLVPATLGGFSIGVATVLISVALPGSQRVFLNSVLFALVITVLLVKPAGLFAGRSQNTERV, from the coding sequence ATGAGCATCGTCCAGGCGATCCCGGACGCCATCGCCCTCGGCACGCTGTTTGCACTCGTCGCCATGGGGGTGGGTCTCGTATTCGGGGTCATCCGCCTGGTGAACTTCGCACACGGCGAATTGATCACCGCAGGTGCCTACGCGCTGTTTCTCACGAAGGATCTTCCAACCGGCCTTCGGGCGGTGATCGCCGTCGGCGTGGTCGTCGCGCTCGCCGCACTGATGGAGATCGTCTATCGACCACTGAAGAATGTCGCACCCGCCACGATGCTCGTCGCGACGTTCGCGGTGTCGTTCCTGCTGCAGAATGTCGCCCTCGTCGTCTTCGGCGCCCAGGGCGGGAACATCGGTTTCCTCTCCGGGCTGAACCAGGCGTTCCGCATCGGCCCGCTCCAGGTCAGATGGATCACGCTCGTCGGTCTGGTCGTGGGGAGTCTCTCCCTGGCCGCCATGGCACTCTTTCTGCGGCGCACCGACCTGGGACTGCAGATGCGGGCGGCGGCTGCAGACGTTCGGATGGCCAAGCTCCTCGGGGTCCCGACCACGCGTGTGGTTCGAGCGGCCTTCCTTCTCGGCGGGGTGCTGGCCGGAGTCGTCACCCTGGCGCTCGCGGTTCAGCGACCGTTGGTCACGCCCACGTTCGGGTTCCAGGTGCTCATCCCGGCGCTCGTCGGCGTCGTCGTCGGTGGGATCGATCGACTCGTGCCGGCGACGCTCGGAGGTTTCTCGATCGGAGTTGCGACCGTGCTGATCAGCGTGGCGTTGCCCGGTTCGCAACGGGTGTTCCTCAACAGCGTGCTGTTCGCTCTCGTGATCACCGTCCTGCTCGTCAAACCGGCCGGGCTGTTCGCCGGTCGGAGTCAGAACACGGAGCGCGTATGA